In Panacibacter ginsenosidivorans, the following proteins share a genomic window:
- a CDS encoding DUF6266 family protein, with amino-acid sequence MGTINKGILGGFSGTVGTVIGGSWKGIDYMRSQPSRKSGTTSQPQLEQQAKFSLIVKFLQSMTGLVMVTFHNYAVKMTGFNSALSYNIKNVITGTYPSYAIDYTKVLVSRGDLPNAGGPAAVAGTAGNINFTWTDNSGMGKAAATDNAVLVAYSSTMNLTIYDLEAATRNAAAATLNAATFSGETVEVYIGFMSEDGREVASSIYLGQVTVA; translated from the coding sequence ATGGGCACCATTAACAAAGGGATCCTTGGCGGATTCAGCGGTACAGTAGGCACCGTAATAGGCGGCAGCTGGAAAGGTATAGACTACATGCGCAGCCAGCCATCACGCAAAAGCGGCACAACTTCACAGCCTCAGTTAGAGCAACAGGCAAAGTTCTCTCTTATAGTAAAATTTCTGCAAAGCATGACAGGTTTGGTTATGGTTACCTTTCATAATTATGCTGTAAAAATGACGGGCTTTAACAGTGCGCTTAGTTACAACATTAAGAATGTAATTACCGGCACTTATCCCTCGTATGCAATTGACTACACCAAAGTACTGGTAAGCCGCGGCGACCTGCCTAATGCAGGCGGCCCTGCTGCTGTGGCAGGTACAGCAGGTAATATAAATTTTACCTGGACAGATAACAGTGGTATGGGTAAAGCGGCAGCTACAGATAATGCCGTACTTGTTGCATATAGCAGTACCATGAACCTTACGATCTATGATCTTGAAGCCGCAACAAGAAATGCTGCGGCAGCAACGCTTAACGCTGCTACATTTAGTGGCGAGACTGTAGAAGTGTATATTGGCTTTATGAGTGAAGACGGGAGAGAGGTTGCATCAAGCATTTATCTTGGGCAGGTAACGGTTGCTTAG
- a CDS encoding tyrosine-type recombinase/integrase translates to MVLLLICAFEKFTNTKLRIKRLPHYNSNLFFKEAEYWKNFYAAFTDFLFTEKKCFDNYVGTVIRIIRAFFRYLSNEQQINIGNFYERFYVLEEQIPVISLLPEQVSFLINNKDFENSLSVSLRRTKDIFVFGCLLALRYSDLFNIKVTDIEEACGNKYLGIKTQKTGATVKLKLTGYTLLIIDKLIAKAGKRKILIPYISKNQFNHNIKRIAEKAGWTKPMPKTRNRRGKQKMLYRPGTTQAYRFCDLLSSHCMRRTAITMMLMFGVPEHIVRMISGHTKNSKSFYRYISLVQSYLDTYMEKMSAKLSPAQTIL, encoded by the coding sequence ATGGTATTGTTGCTGATATGTGCATTTGAAAAATTTACCAACACAAAACTGCGTATAAAACGCCTGCCACATTACAACAGTAACCTATTCTTTAAAGAAGCTGAATACTGGAAAAACTTTTATGCCGCCTTTACCGATTTTCTTTTTACAGAAAAAAAATGTTTTGACAATTATGTTGGAACGGTGATAAGAATAATACGTGCTTTTTTCAGGTACCTGAGCAATGAGCAACAAATTAATATTGGCAATTTCTATGAAAGATTTTATGTGCTGGAAGAACAAATACCTGTAATTAGCCTTTTACCTGAACAGGTTAGTTTTCTTATTAATAATAAAGATTTCGAAAATAGCCTTTCCGTTTCGTTAAGGCGTACCAAAGATATTTTTGTATTTGGTTGCCTGCTGGCACTAAGGTATAGTGATCTTTTCAACATAAAAGTTACTGATATTGAAGAAGCATGTGGCAATAAATACCTGGGAATAAAAACACAAAAAACAGGTGCTACAGTAAAACTAAAGCTTACAGGTTATACACTGCTTATTATAGATAAACTTATAGCAAAAGCAGGCAAGCGGAAAATACTGATACCTTATATTTCAAAGAATCAGTTTAACCACAATATAAAAAGGATTGCGGAGAAAGCAGGGTGGACAAAGCCTATGCCTAAAACAAGGAACAGAAGAGGCAAACAAAAAATGTTATACAGACCGGGTACTACACAGGCATACAGATTTTGCGATCTTCTTTCTTCTCATTGTATGCGCCGGACAGCCATTACCATGATGCTGATGTTTGGCGTGCCTGAGCATATTGTGAGAATGATAAGCGGGCATACAAAGAACAGTAAATCATTTTACAGGTACATTAGCCTTGTACAATCTTATCTTGATACCTATATGGAAAAAATGTCTGCAAAACTATCTCCGGCACAAACCATTCTATAA
- a CDS encoding helix-turn-helix domain-containing protein → MMQDPAPDNKNNNNQPIKKIVSAAENKNETATISDDIWLDKQDVLQRLHISARTLQNWRSSGLLPYSKIKGKIYYKETDIEILLLQHRNK, encoded by the coding sequence ATGATGCAAGACCCTGCGCCTGACAATAAAAACAACAATAATCAACCAATCAAAAAAATAGTTTCAGCCGCTGAAAATAAAAATGAAACGGCAACCATATCAGATGATATATGGTTAGATAAGCAGGATGTGTTACAGCGCCTGCATATAAGTGCACGCACATTGCAAAACTGGCGCAGCAGCGGTCTGCTGCCCTACTCGAAAATAAAAGGTAAAATATACTATAAAGAAACAGATATTGAAATACTGCTACTGCAACATAGAAATAAATAA
- a CDS encoding transposase, which yields MNIFHRRQGQMHTDTCYFYTQTIQDFKHLLSDDYLKLIVIRSLQYLVNNKLVKIYGYVIMPNHIHLLWCMLRQNGNESPAESFSKFTAHQFKKYLAKDKTFLIQYKSKKEDRDYQFWKRDPLAVPISTDNILIDKLHYIHHNPVKPKWALCKLPEEYKWSSAKFYASGEDEYKILTHFRE from the coding sequence ATGAACATCTTTCACAGAAGGCAGGGTCAAATGCATACAGATACCTGCTATTTCTATACCCAAACTATTCAGGATTTCAAACACCTGCTTTCAGATGATTATTTAAAGCTTATCGTCATCCGCTCACTTCAGTATCTTGTTAATAATAAACTGGTAAAAATTTATGGTTATGTAATTATGCCTAACCACATTCATTTGTTATGGTGCATGCTCCGGCAAAATGGCAATGAAAGTCCCGCAGAAAGTTTCTCTAAGTTTACAGCACATCAGTTCAAAAAGTATCTGGCAAAAGACAAAACATTCCTTATCCAATATAAAAGTAAAAAAGAAGATAGAGATTATCAATTCTGGAAAAGAGACCCGCTTGCAGTTCCAATCAGTACTGATAATATATTAATTGATAAACTGCACTACATTCATCATAACCCTGTAAAACCTAAATGGGCTTTATGTAAGCTGCCTGAAGAATATAAATGGAGTAGCGCTAAATTTTATGCATCAGGAGAAGATGAATATAAAATATTGACGCATTTCAGAGAATAA
- a CDS encoding sigma-54-dependent transcriptional regulator, which yields MSLKKYSILAIDDDPDVLTAVRLLLKPEAKEIVTEKNPENIPALLSKQSPDLVLLDMNFKASINTGNEGIYWLKRVKELKPDVAVIMITAYGDIDLAVRSLKEGASDFVVKPWHNEKLLTTIDDALRRKGAAKNKGDFSIRGDSVIGKELLGESEVMEDIFFKIDKIAPTDANVLILGENGTGKDLIAKAIHQKSLRANKPFIKVDVGALTETLFESELFGHKKGAFTDAKEDRMGRIESANEGTLFLDEIGNISLTQQAKLLTVLQNRFITRLGSNQPVPVDIRLICATNLPLVELANESKFRKDLVYRINTVEITVPPLRKRGEDIIMLAKHFLKLYASKYMKPVIKFDDAALHKLMQYHYPGNVRELQYIIERAIIMSDGDVLEPKDLIYSPIESAPPENNDADDLNLSSIEKNTILRVIEKHNGNITKAAKELGLTRTALYRRLSKYDI from the coding sequence ATGAGTCTTAAGAAATACAGCATACTTGCCATTGATGATGATCCGGATGTTTTAACGGCGGTGCGCCTTTTACTGAAACCGGAAGCCAAAGAAATTGTAACAGAAAAAAACCCTGAGAATATTCCTGCGTTGCTTTCAAAGCAATCTCCTGATCTTGTTTTACTGGACATGAATTTTAAAGCTTCTATTAATACGGGCAACGAAGGTATTTACTGGCTTAAACGCGTAAAGGAACTGAAGCCTGATGTTGCAGTGATCATGATAACAGCGTATGGAGATATTGATCTTGCTGTACGTTCTTTAAAAGAAGGCGCATCTGATTTTGTGGTAAAGCCCTGGCACAATGAAAAATTACTGACCACGATCGACGACGCTTTGCGCAGAAAGGGTGCAGCAAAAAATAAAGGAGATTTTTCTATCCGGGGCGATAGCGTTATTGGTAAAGAGTTGCTGGGTGAAAGTGAGGTAATGGAAGATATTTTTTTTAAGATAGACAAGATCGCTCCCACGGATGCAAACGTATTGATACTTGGTGAAAATGGTACCGGTAAGGACCTGATAGCAAAAGCCATTCACCAAAAATCTTTAAGGGCCAATAAACCTTTTATAAAAGTGGATGTGGGTGCGCTTACCGAAACACTTTTTGAAAGTGAATTATTTGGTCATAAGAAAGGTGCCTTTACAGATGCAAAGGAAGACCGCATGGGCCGCATTGAGAGCGCTAATGAAGGAACATTGTTTTTGGATGAGATAGGCAATATAAGTCTTACACAGCAAGCAAAGCTGCTGACTGTTTTGCAGAACCGTTTTATAACAAGGCTTGGCAGCAACCAACCGGTACCGGTAGATATCCGGCTGATATGCGCTACCAACCTGCCTTTGGTGGAACTTGCCAATGAAAGCAAATTCAGGAAAGATCTTGTGTACCGCATCAATACAGTTGAGATAACAGTACCGCCATTGCGTAAAAGAGGTGAGGATATTATTATGCTGGCAAAACACTTTCTTAAATTATATGCTTCCAAATACATGAAGCCTGTAATAAAATTTGATGATGCGGCTTTACATAAACTGATGCAATACCATTATCCCGGTAATGTGCGGGAACTGCAATATATTATTGAAAGAGCTATTATAATGAGTGATGGAGACGTACTGGAACCTAAAGATCTTATCTACTCTCCTATTGAATCTGCACCACCTGAAAATAATGATGCAGATGATCTTAATTTAAGCAGCATCGAAAAAAATACTATTCTTCGTGTAATAGAAAAGCATAACGGCAATATTACCAAGGCGGCAAAAGAGTTGGGGCTTACAAGAACGGCATTGTACAGGAGGTTGAGTAAGTATGATATATAG
- a CDS encoding four helix bundle protein: MWQRSHQLTLRIYLSIKCGSISELEYQVLLAKELSYLSAALFEELTDEIIEIRKMICSFIQKIEIIIPHC, translated from the coding sequence ATTTGGCAAAGAAGCCATCAGCTTACCCTTAGAATTTATCTTTCTATTAAATGCGGATCAATTTCAGAACTTGAATACCAGGTATTATTAGCAAAAGAACTTAGTTATTTATCTGCTGCTCTTTTTGAAGAACTAACTGATGAAATAATTGAAATAAGAAAAATGATCTGTTCATTTATTCAAAAAATTGAAATAATAATACCCCACTGCTGA
- a CDS encoding sensor histidine kinase, producing the protein MFKQYEWRIIVRVVLMFVTISIGSYLLVSGLYPYEIVIIPIIIIQVIDFFKFHKKAQDEVAQFVESVHYRDFSRYFDVKHAPLELQPLRQGFNDINTTMKVISKEKETQYQYLQKILELVDTGILSYEMETGEVVWMNESLKKLLQIPYLKTIHSLSKRDWNLYHEIMSLPLGQSIIATAHHDKSAFKVLLSATAFHTEGKKYKLVAFQNVNEALDETESKAWQRLLSVMTHEIMNSIAPISSLSSTLKNILEQSRDNVSPKNSSNFEDLELGINTIKTRSEGLLKFAETYRNLNKITTPNLSKVYIRDLFENMHTLMEPTLEQKNIEMDIILKDPDLMLEADTNLIEQVLINLIVNAIEAVKESADPHILLSAYVSPNHKTIIKIADNGAGMPEELLDKIFIPFFSTKKTGSGIGLSLCKQIMMLHKGNIQVQSNVGEGTAFMLQF; encoded by the coding sequence ATGTTTAAACAATATGAATGGCGCATAATTGTACGCGTAGTGCTGATGTTTGTAACCATCAGCATTGGAAGCTATTTGCTGGTATCGGGGCTATATCCTTATGAGATTGTTATTATACCTATCATCATTATACAGGTAATTGATTTTTTTAAGTTTCATAAAAAAGCGCAGGATGAAGTAGCGCAGTTTGTAGAGAGTGTACACTACCGCGATTTTTCCCGCTACTTTGATGTAAAACATGCCCCGCTTGAATTACAGCCCTTGCGCCAGGGTTTCAACGATATTAACACTACCATGAAAGTGATCAGTAAAGAAAAAGAAACACAATACCAATACCTGCAAAAGATCCTTGAGCTGGTAGATACCGGTATACTTTCATACGAAATGGAAACCGGTGAAGTGGTATGGATGAATGAATCGCTAAAAAAATTATTGCAGATACCCTATTTAAAAACTATTCATTCTTTATCAAAGAGAGATTGGAATTTGTATCATGAGATCATGTCGCTTCCTTTGGGGCAAAGTATTATTGCAACGGCGCACCATGATAAATCTGCATTTAAAGTATTGCTATCGGCAACTGCTTTTCACACAGAAGGAAAAAAATATAAACTCGTAGCTTTTCAAAATGTGAATGAAGCATTGGATGAAACAGAAAGCAAAGCATGGCAACGTTTGCTAAGTGTAATGACACATGAGATCATGAATTCCATTGCGCCAATCTCTTCTCTGTCCAGTACGCTTAAAAATATTCTTGAACAGTCAAGAGATAATGTATCACCTAAGAACTCATCAAATTTCGAAGATCTTGAACTTGGTATCAATACTATCAAAACAAGAAGTGAAGGATTGCTGAAATTTGCAGAAACCTATCGTAACCTCAATAAAATAACTACACCTAATCTTTCAAAAGTATATATACGTGATCTTTTTGAGAACATGCATACGTTGATGGAGCCTACACTTGAGCAAAAGAATATTGAAATGGACATCATTCTAAAAGACCCTGATCTTATGCTTGAGGCCGATACCAATCTTATAGAGCAGGTGCTCATTAACCTTATTGTAAATGCTATTGAAGCAGTAAAAGAAAGTGCAGATCCGCATATTTTATTGTCTGCATATGTTTCACCCAATCATAAAACAATCATCAAAATTGCGGATAATGGTGCAGGCATGCCGGAAGAGCTTTTAGATAAAATTTTTATTCCTTTCTTCAGCACTAAAAAAACAGGTAGCGGTATCGGGCTTAGTTTATGCAAACAAATAATGATGCTGCATAAAGGAAATATCCAGGTGCAAAGCAATGTAGGTGAAGGCACTGCTTTTATGCTCCAGTTTTAA
- a CDS encoding sulfatase-like hydrolase/transferase, giving the protein MKYYCQRKFIHISLSLLLIASGSMKPLISLSQDGPHYNVLFIVVDDMNEKASVFGYPEVLTPNLQRLVNRGIVFRRAYCQFPLCNPSRTSLLTGWRPDKTGVFDNGTSPRSKVGNQVKFLPEYFSQFGYHTERVGKVMHGVYQNQIAWDYSDKTNADDLSKGSTPGSWWVRDLPDASTINGIYAGIMIKRMRLQPPQPFFLALGLTVHNPFTPSLKYWNMYGDPSVQQLLPIDKNGNTGDLKGNGSGNIKLPNTPPGDRNDVPRIAFPIQVNKTTTDWQNTVHAYYAEVTEMDAQLGSVLDEMDRQNLWQNTVVVLIADHGQHLGEHEGLWGKTTLFEESDLVPLIVCVPGKPAGVCNALVESVDMYPSLAEICSLPAPSGMEGSSFARLIDNVNEPWKRAVFTQVKRRTTEMYSASTTQYRYNSWGSSGEELYDHLTDPFEYTNLAGNAAYTSVLKMMRTILAEGWTKSLPPEDDLSFVSTDNYVAKATIGLQTTIKTFPNPSDGNMFVSLTSLHAGMVRLNVYDSFGRIILSTTNAISEGHNTFSIHLDSIAAGLYTLEVKNKEVQQLAKLVIEK; this is encoded by the coding sequence ATGAAATACTACTGCCAAAGAAAGTTTATACATATTTCTCTTTCATTACTACTGATAGCAAGCGGTTCTATGAAGCCATTAATTTCACTTTCGCAGGATGGGCCGCATTACAATGTACTTTTTATTGTGGTTGATGATATGAATGAAAAGGCTTCTGTTTTTGGTTACCCGGAAGTACTTACGCCCAACCTTCAGCGTCTTGTAAACCGTGGTATTGTTTTTAGAAGAGCATATTGCCAGTTTCCCTTGTGCAATCCTTCACGTACTTCTTTATTGACTGGCTGGAGACCAGACAAAACAGGCGTTTTTGATAATGGTACAAGTCCACGTTCTAAGGTAGGAAACCAGGTAAAATTTCTGCCGGAATATTTCAGTCAATTTGGTTACCATACAGAAAGAGTGGGTAAGGTAATGCACGGCGTTTATCAAAATCAGATTGCATGGGATTATTCAGACAAAACAAATGCTGATGACCTGTCAAAAGGCTCAACTCCCGGTTCATGGTGGGTAAGAGATTTGCCGGATGCCAGTACAATAAACGGAATATATGCAGGTATAATGATCAAACGCATGAGACTACAACCACCACAACCGTTTTTTCTGGCGCTGGGCCTTACTGTGCATAACCCTTTCACACCATCGTTAAAATATTGGAATATGTATGGTGACCCTTCTGTGCAACAGTTACTGCCGATTGATAAAAATGGAAATACAGGAGATTTAAAAGGTAATGGTTCAGGCAATATTAAATTACCTAACACCCCCCCGGGAGACAGGAATGATGTTCCCCGTATAGCTTTTCCCATACAGGTAAATAAAACAACCACAGACTGGCAAAATACGGTACATGCGTATTATGCCGAAGTAACAGAAATGGATGCACAACTGGGATCTGTGCTGGATGAAATGGACAGACAGAATCTTTGGCAAAATACAGTGGTTGTTTTAATTGCAGATCATGGTCAGCACCTGGGTGAGCATGAAGGCCTGTGGGGTAAGACTACTTTGTTTGAAGAGTCTGATCTTGTACCGCTGATCGTATGTGTACCCGGCAAACCGGCCGGGGTATGCAATGCTTTGGTAGAATCGGTTGATATGTATCCTTCGCTGGCAGAAATTTGTTCTCTTCCTGCGCCTTCGGGTATGGAAGGATCAAGCTTTGCGAGGTTGATTGATAATGTAAACGAACCATGGAAAAGAGCGGTGTTTACGCAGGTTAAACGCAGAACAACTGAAATGTACTCTGCATCCACAACGCAATACAGGTATAATTCATGGGGCAGTTCTGGGGAAGAATTGTATGACCATCTGACAGATCCATTTGAATATACCAATCTTGCAGGTAATGCTGCTTATACATCTGTGCTCAAAATGATGCGTACAATACTGGCAGAAGGCTGGACAAAATCTCTACCACCTGAAGATGATCTGTCATTTGTAAGTACAGATAACTATGTTGCTAAAGCAACGATTGGTTTGCAGACTACAATAAAAACGTTTCCTAATCCTTCCGATGGAAATATGTTTGTTTCATTAACAAGCCTGCATGCGGGTATGGTGAGATTAAATGTATATGACAGTTTCGGCAGAATTATTTTAAGCACAACAAATGCAATAAGCGAAGGCCATAACACTTTTAGCATTCATCTTGACTCCATTGCTGCGGGATTGTACACGCTTGAAGTAAAAAATAAAGAAGTACAACAACTGGCAAAGCTGGTTATAGAAAAATAA
- a CDS encoding sulfatase-like hydrolase/transferase translates to MPPISKRLVITCRLLLFLLFAFIKPFALFSQTTQHYNVLFIIVDDMNEKAGMFGYPAVLTPNLQRLARRGVVFRKAYTQFPLCNPSRTSLLSGWRPDKTGIYDNKTSPRSKMGQQVKFLPEYFGVYGYHTERVGKVMHGGFQDEIAWNYSDKTRSDDFSSESDLGSWWVTNLQDSKTINGIYAGAMVKRMQLQPAQPFFLALGLTVHSPFTPSLKYWNMYGEPSVQQLLPINNKGDKGTLKGNGSGNIVLPDTPPNDRKDAPGAAFPSQILKTTTDWQNTRHAYFAEVTEMDAQLGTVLDEMDRQNLWQNTVVVFVSDHGQHLGEHEGLWGKNTLFEESDLAPLIVCVPGKKAGVSDALVEFVDIYPSLAEICSLPAPSGMEGSSFAKVIDNVSTPWKRAVFTQVTRASTIGRSASTGQYRYNSWGRVGEELYDHATDPFEYTNLAENKAYSTQLNTMRTILNEGWTKSLPPGAGVASFAINNSYVTKPAIQSQISVKIFPNPSTGNIIVSLDNQHAGIVAITVYDNAGKSVFKTTHLLNEGSNTINLQLSSLAAGIYTLDLKHKDFNQTINLLIKK, encoded by the coding sequence ATGCCCCCCATTTCTAAAAGGCTTGTAATTACATGCCGCCTGCTTCTTTTTCTGCTCTTCGCTTTTATAAAGCCCTTCGCTTTGTTTTCACAAACCACTCAACACTATAATGTACTGTTTATTATTGTAGATGATATGAACGAAAAGGCAGGCATGTTTGGATACCCTGCTGTACTCACGCCTAATCTTCAGCGGCTTGCCCGTCGTGGTGTAGTTTTTAGAAAAGCTTATACGCAGTTTCCGTTATGTAACCCCTCACGCACCTCTTTATTAAGCGGCTGGAGGCCAGATAAAACAGGCATTTACGATAACAAGACTAGCCCCAGGTCTAAAATGGGGCAACAGGTGAAATTCCTTCCGGAATATTTTGGTGTCTATGGTTATCATACAGAAAGGGTAGGTAAAGTAATGCATGGTGGTTTCCAGGATGAAATTGCCTGGAATTACTCCGATAAGACCAGGTCTGACGATTTTTCAAGCGAATCTGATTTAGGTTCCTGGTGGGTAACAAACTTACAGGATTCAAAAACTATAAATGGTATATATGCAGGTGCTATGGTTAAACGTATGCAATTACAGCCTGCACAACCTTTTTTTCTTGCACTCGGGCTTACTGTTCATAGCCCCTTTACGCCATCTTTAAAATATTGGAATATGTATGGCGAACCTTCTGTGCAGCAGTTATTACCTATTAACAATAAGGGCGATAAAGGCACTTTGAAAGGGAATGGTTCCGGAAATATTGTTTTACCAGACACTCCGCCAAACGACAGGAAAGATGCACCGGGTGCAGCCTTTCCTTCACAAATACTAAAAACAACAACAGATTGGCAAAATACACGGCACGCTTATTTTGCAGAAGTAACAGAAATGGATGCACAGCTGGGAACCGTTCTGGATGAAATGGACAGGCAGAATCTCTGGCAAAATACAGTAGTGGTTTTCGTAAGCGATCACGGTCAGCATCTTGGAGAGCATGAAGGTTTATGGGGTAAGAACACTTTGTTTGAAGAGTCTGACCTTGCACCATTAATTGTTTGCGTACCCGGTAAAAAAGCAGGTGTAAGCGATGCGTTGGTAGAGTTCGTTGATATCTATCCTTCTCTTGCAGAGATATGTTCGCTGCCTGCACCATCGGGAATGGAAGGATCAAGTTTTGCAAAGGTAATTGACAATGTAAGCACACCATGGAAAAGAGCAGTATTTACGCAGGTTACACGTGCCTCAACTATAGGTCGCTCAGCATCAACAGGTCAATACCGTTATAATTCATGGGGTCGTGTAGGCGAAGAATTATATGATCATGCAACAGATCCTTTTGAGTACACCAATCTTGCAGAAAATAAAGCCTATTCAACGCAGTTAAATACAATGCGTACAATACTTAATGAAGGATGGACAAAATCCCTGCCACCTGGAGCAGGCGTTGCATCTTTTGCAATCAATAATTCTTATGTAACTAAACCAGCTATACAATCACAGATATCAGTTAAAATATTTCCTAATCCTTCCACCGGAAATATAATTGTTTCATTAGATAATCAACATGCCGGTATTGTTGCCATTACTGTTTATGATAATGCCGGTAAAAGTGTTTTTAAAACAACACATTTACTAAATGAAGGCTCTAATACTATAAATCTTCAGCTCAGCTCACTTGCTGCCGGTATATATACACTTGATCTAAAGCATAAAGATTTCAATCAAACTATTAACCTCCTAATAAAAAAATGA
- a CDS encoding sensor histidine kinase — protein MHTEEANYYTAVTVAAVVLGIIIIYFIITMIRHQRRNMQLYKAKINAEISTLENERKRIVADLHDELGPLLSAVKLRINQLDAESDDDKNIVEFANKHLSDIIVKIKEISYNLLPNTLARNGLIHAVEEFIDKVNGMYTLNIRFVCEGKIELSKEKEINIYRIFQETIHNTIKHAKAKTLVMELKKQENVLLLTIIDDGVGFNYEERSKNGAGLGLLNLQSRAEVLNAKFIIDSERDKGTKYFFEIPI, from the coding sequence ATGCATACCGAAGAAGCGAACTATTACACTGCGGTAACCGTTGCGGCTGTAGTGCTGGGCATTATCATTATTTATTTTATCATAACGATGATAAGACACCAGCGCCGGAATATGCAATTGTACAAAGCAAAGATCAATGCTGAGATCTCTACCCTGGAGAATGAAAGAAAAAGAATTGTAGCAGACCTGCATGATGAACTGGGACCTTTGCTATCTGCGGTAAAACTTCGTATAAACCAGCTTGATGCAGAAAGTGATGATGATAAAAATATCGTTGAATTTGCCAACAAACACCTGAGCGATATAATCGTTAAGATCAAAGAAATATCTTACAATCTTTTACCCAATACACTGGCAAGAAACGGACTGATACATGCCGTTGAAGAATTTATTGATAAGGTAAACGGCATGTATACTTTGAACATAAGATTTGTATGTGAAGGGAAGATCGAATTATCGAAAGAAAAAGAAATTAATATTTACCGCATATTCCAGGAAACAATACACAACACGATTAAACATGCTAAAGCGAAAACACTTGTAATGGAATTAAAGAAACAGGAGAATGTGCTTTTGCTTACCATCATTGATGATGGCGTTGGTTTTAATTATGAAGAAAGATCAAAGAACGGAGCCGGTCTTGGATTACTGAACCTGCAAAGCCGTGCAGAAGTGCTTAATGCTAAATTTATAATAGACTCGGAAAGAGATAAAGGAACCAAATACTTTTTTGAAATTCCAATATAA
- a CDS encoding response regulator transcription factor: protein MSTDKNTKPLIKVVLADDHEIFRDGMKLMLSKFPEISLAGDASNGRELIKLVDAIQPDIVITDIKMPLMDGVEATKYIIQHHPEIGVIALSMFDEISLIVEMLEAGASGYLVKDCDKAEIKEAIERVHQKEQYYCRHTGNKLMQVMARNAKKQDNKYSALQLSEKEKEIIQLICKQYTTKEIGEQLFMSPRTVEGYRLKILEKLEAKNTVGIVIAAIKFGLYTPEQA from the coding sequence ATGTCAACAGATAAAAATACAAAGCCGTTAATAAAAGTTGTGCTTGCAGATGATCATGAGATATTCAGGGATGGCATGAAACTGATGCTTTCAAAGTTCCCGGAAATTTCTTTGGCAGGTGATGCCTCTAATGGCAGGGAGTTAATAAAACTTGTTGATGCAATACAGCCTGATATTGTTATTACCGATATTAAGATGCCGTTGATGGACGGTGTGGAAGCAACAAAATACATTATACAACATCACCCGGAGATTGGCGTGATTGCGCTCTCTATGTTTGATGAAATTTCGCTTATTGTAGAAATGCTGGAAGCAGGAGCATCTGGCTATCTTGTAAAAGACTGCGACAAAGCAGAGATAAAAGAAGCTATTGAAAGGGTTCATCAAAAGGAGCAATATTACTGCAGGCATACCGGCAATAAACTGATGCAGGTAATGGCGCGTAATGCAAAGAAGCAGGATAATAAATATTCTGCACTGCAATTATCAGAAAAAGAAAAAGAGATCATACAACTCATCTGCAAACAATACACCACCAAAGAAATAGGCGAGCAATTATTTATGAGCCCAAGAACCGTTGAAGGTTACCGTTTAAAAATTCTTGAAAAACTTGAAGCTAAGAATACAGTTGGCATTGTTATCGCCGCTATTAAATTTGGATTATACACACCCGAACAGGCCTAA